From a region of the Triticum aestivum cultivar Chinese Spring chromosome 7D, IWGSC CS RefSeq v2.1, whole genome shotgun sequence genome:
- the LOC123165869 gene encoding uncharacterized protein isoform X2: MPVVRESGAARGCWARKGEEQSRLRCGVSKRRAQRGIVAAVAGKGVAATCPRISAMAPARESLGARGCVARRERAAADLTPPPSAAASLQRRHVVEVNQKVDDALPLAAELLVDVDAVFFPAMCRRGTARRESPMARILILMHNQEVN, translated from the exons ATGCCGGTAGTTCGAGAAAGCGGAGCCGCTCGAGGATGCTGGGCACGGAAGGGGGAGGAGCAGAGCCGTCTCCGATGCGGCGTGTCTAAGAGGCGGGCGCAGAGGGGGATAGTGGCGGCGgtcgccggcaagggtgttgcggCAACCTGCCCACGGATCTCGGCGATGGCGCCAGCTCGAGAAAGTCTTGGCGCTCGAGGATGCGTGGCGCGGAGGGAGAGAGCAGCAGCAGATCtgacgccgccgccgtccgccgccgcgtcGCTTCAGCGTCGGCATGTGGTGGAGGTCAACCAGAAGGTGGACGACGCCCTGCCGCTTGCAGCCGAGCTGCTCGTCGACGTGGACGCCGTCTTCTTTCCTGCGATGTGCCGAAGGGGAACTGCTCGCCGGGAGTCACCCATGGCCAG GATCTTGATCTTGATGCACAACCAGGAGGTGAACTAG
- the LOC123165869 gene encoding uncharacterized protein isoform X3, with amino-acid sequence MPVVRESGAARGCWARKGEEQSRLRCGVSKRRAQRGIVAAVAGKGVAATCPRISAMAPARESLGARGCVARRERAAADLTPPPSAAASLQRRHVVEVNQKVDDALPLAAELLVDVDAVFFPAMCRRGTARRESPMARP; translated from the coding sequence ATGCCGGTAGTTCGAGAAAGCGGAGCCGCTCGAGGATGCTGGGCACGGAAGGGGGAGGAGCAGAGCCGTCTCCGATGCGGCGTGTCTAAGAGGCGGGCGCAGAGGGGGATAGTGGCGGCGgtcgccggcaagggtgttgcggCAACCTGCCCACGGATCTCGGCGATGGCGCCAGCTCGAGAAAGTCTTGGCGCTCGAGGATGCGTGGCGCGGAGGGAGAGAGCAGCAGCAGATCtgacgccgccgccgtccgccgccgcgtcGCTTCAGCGTCGGCATGTGGTGGAGGTCAACCAGAAGGTGGACGACGCCCTGCCGCTTGCAGCCGAGCTGCTCGTCGACGTGGACGCCGTCTTCTTTCCTGCGATGTGCCGAAGGGGAACTGCTCGCCGGGAGTCACCCATGGCCAG